Proteins from one Romboutsia sp. CE17 genomic window:
- a CDS encoding chromate transporter yields the protein MLFFIYIYNYIKGEILIKQNNRIYNKLFLSTFYLSAFTFGGGYVIVPLMKNKFVDELKYLEEEEMLNLIAIAQSSPGPVAVNASILVGYKVAGILGAIVTILGTILPPLIILSIVSLFYSAFRDNQIINAVLKGMQSGVAAVICDVVINLGKNVVDEKEFTSIIVMIGAFIATYFFEVNVVYIIIICGVIGGARVYLKCKDSEGDIK from the coding sequence ATGCTATTTTTCATTTACATATATAATTACATAAAGGGGGAGATTCTAATAAAACAGAACAATCGTATTTATAATAAGTTATTTTTATCTACATTTTACTTAAGCGCTTTTACTTTTGGAGGTGGATATGTAATAGTTCCTCTTATGAAAAATAAGTTTGTAGATGAATTAAAATATTTAGAGGAAGAAGAAATGCTAAACCTTATAGCTATAGCTCAGTCATCTCCAGGTCCGGTAGCTGTAAATGCATCTATTCTAGTTGGTTACAAGGTAGCAGGTATATTGGGTGCTATTGTAACAATTTTAGGTACAATTTTGCCACCACTTATAATATTATCTATAGTTTCTTTATTTTATTCTGCATTTAGAGATAATCAAATTATAAATGCAGTTTTGAAGGGGATGCAATCTGGTGTAGCAGCAGTTATTTGTGATGTTGTTATTAATCTAGGAAAAAACGTAGTAGATGAAAAAGAATTTACATCAATTATTGTTATGATAGGAGCTTTTATTGCAACGTATTTCTTTGAAGTTAATGTTGTATATATAATAATCATCTGTGGAGTAATAGGTGGAGCTAGGGTTTATTTAAAATGTAAGGATAGTGAGGGAGATATAAAGTAA
- the fucO gene encoding lactaldehyde reductase: MVNRIVLNETSYHGSGAIKEIVTEVKSRGFKKAFLCSDPDLIKFGVTGKVTSLLDEAGLNYEVYSNIKPNPTIENVQTGVSAFKSSEADYIIAVGGGSSMDTAKAIGIIINNPEFEDVKSLEGAASTKNKSVPIIAVPTTAGTAAEVTINYVITDVDKNRKFVCVDIHDIPVVAIIDPDMMSSMPKGLTAATGMDALTHAIEGFTTKAAWDMTDMFHLKAIELISNSLRGAVENTKEGREGMALGQYIAGMGFSNVGLGIVHSMAHSLGALYDTPHGVANAIILPTVMEYNSESTGDKYKHIAMAMGVEGAENMSVEEYRKAAIDAVKKLSNDVGIPSNLKEIVKEEDIEFLSESAFADVCTGGNPKNTSVEDIIKLYKSLMQ, from the coding sequence ATGGTAAATAGAATAGTATTAAATGAAACTTCTTATCATGGATCAGGAGCGATAAAAGAAATAGTTACTGAAGTAAAATCTAGAGGATTCAAGAAAGCTTTTTTATGTTCGGATCCTGATTTAATAAAATTTGGAGTAACAGGTAAGGTTACGTCTTTATTAGATGAAGCAGGGCTTAACTATGAAGTTTACTCTAATATAAAACCAAACCCAACAATTGAAAATGTACAAACTGGTGTATCAGCATTTAAATCATCAGAAGCTGATTATATAATAGCTGTAGGAGGAGGATCATCAATGGATACTGCTAAGGCTATTGGTATAATAATAAATAACCCTGAATTTGAAGATGTCAAAAGTTTAGAAGGGGCAGCGTCAACTAAAAATAAATCTGTACCAATTATTGCGGTACCAACTACGGCAGGAACTGCAGCAGAGGTAACTATAAACTATGTTATAACAGATGTTGATAAAAATAGAAAATTTGTATGCGTAGATATACATGATATACCTGTTGTTGCAATAATAGATCCAGATATGATGTCGAGTATGCCAAAAGGGCTTACAGCAGCTACAGGTATGGATGCATTAACTCATGCAATTGAAGGATTTACAACTAAAGCAGCTTGGGATATGACGGACATGTTCCATTTAAAAGCTATAGAATTAATATCAAATAGTTTAAGAGGGGCAGTTGAAAACACTAAAGAAGGTAGAGAAGGCATGGCTCTAGGGCAATATATAGCTGGTATGGGATTTAGTAACGTTGGACTTGGTATAGTTCACTCAATGGCACACTCATTAGGAGCATTATATGATACTCCACATGGAGTAGCAAATGCTATAATACTTCCTACAGTAATGGAATATAATTCTGAATCAACAGGAGATAAATATAAGCATATAGCTATGGCGATGGGCGTTGAGGGTGCAGAAAATATGAGTGTTGAAGAATATAGAAAAGCAGCTATAGATGCAGTTAAGAAACTTTCTAATGATGTAGGCATACCATCAAATTTAAAAGAAATAGTTAAAGAGGAAGATATTGAGTTCTTATCAGAATCAGCATTTGCTGATGTTTGTACGGGTGGTAATCCGAAGAATACATCAGTTGAAGATATAATTAAGTTATATAAATCATTAATGCAATAA
- the polA gene encoding DNA polymerase I — MDKRLIIIDGNSIINRAFYALPEMSSKDGLKTNAIYGFTTMLFKIIDTYKPTHISVAFDRKAPTFRHLEYKEYKAGRKKMPDELREQFEPLKELLDKFNIHRLELDGYEADDIIGTVSKLGEENDYKVYIVTGDKDAIQLASDKTTTLITKKGVGEVEEYNFDSVMERYEMTPTQFIDLKGLMGDKSDNIPGVPGIGEKTGIKLIKEFSSIENLVEHTEELKGSVKKKIEEHKDLAIMSKRLATIMRDVPIEVKLEELEYGDYDKEAVVEEFKKFGFTSLISRLLDLNGGSEVSQENESVNINVKPLEDVQALIKEINDKKSIIMKTVSKVGNILEKNILYVFISIDGENIYYIKEGQIEEFREIFSSNEIKKFGYNLKDDYIALRSYDIDLENMYFDITIAEYLIDSASSTSYECSAIAMKYLTRKMKSKEDLLGKGAKAKKFEDIEINELSEYIGQIINVVKWSSEIMEKYLSESDMDSLFHEVEMPLVEVLGEMEYVGIEVDKSMLNELGAQFKEIISKLEAEIYEMAGESFNINSPKQLGVILFEKLELPVIKKTKTGYSTNAEVLEKLRDKHEIIDKITEYRQIVKLNSTYVEGLLGIINPISNRIHSSFNQTITTTGRISSTEPNLQNIPVKMEMGRNIRKVFIAGKDHKLVDADYSQVELRVLANMSGDPNMIDAFKHGEDIHSKTASQIFDVDINEVTSRQRSEAKAINFGIVYGKSDFGLSEDLHIPVKQAKEYINSYFEKYSKIKEFMDNTIEDATQNGYITTLLNRRRYIPELKSSNFMLRNAGKRAAMNAPIQGSAADIIKIAMVNVYKKLEEKNLKSKLILQVHDELIVEAYDDELEIVEKIVKEEMENAFSMDVHLDVDLNIGYSWYETK; from the coding sequence TTGGATAAAAGATTGATTATAATAGATGGAAACTCAATTATAAATAGAGCTTTCTACGCACTGCCAGAAATGAGTAGTAAGGATGGATTAAAAACAAATGCAATTTATGGTTTTACAACAATGCTATTTAAAATAATAGATACATATAAACCAACTCATATAAGTGTAGCTTTTGATAGAAAGGCACCTACATTTAGACATTTAGAGTATAAAGAATATAAAGCTGGAAGAAAAAAGATGCCAGACGAACTAAGAGAACAGTTTGAGCCATTAAAAGAACTTCTAGATAAGTTTAATATACATAGATTAGAACTAGATGGTTATGAAGCTGATGATATAATAGGAACAGTTTCAAAGCTAGGTGAAGAGAATGATTATAAGGTTTACATAGTAACAGGAGATAAGGATGCTATTCAGCTTGCTTCTGATAAAACAACAACTTTAATAACTAAAAAGGGTGTTGGAGAAGTTGAAGAATATAATTTTGATTCAGTAATGGAAAGATACGAAATGACTCCTACTCAATTTATAGATTTAAAAGGTCTTATGGGAGATAAGTCAGATAATATACCAGGCGTACCAGGTATAGGAGAAAAAACTGGAATCAAACTTATAAAAGAATTTTCAAGCATAGAAAATTTAGTTGAACATACTGAAGAACTAAAAGGTAGTGTTAAGAAAAAAATAGAAGAACATAAAGACTTAGCTATAATGAGTAAAAGATTAGCTACTATAATGAGAGATGTTCCAATAGAAGTTAAATTAGAAGAACTTGAATATGGTGATTATGATAAAGAGGCTGTAGTAGAAGAATTTAAAAAGTTTGGATTCACAAGCCTTATATCAAGACTTTTAGATTTAAATGGAGGTAGTGAAGTATCTCAAGAAAATGAATCTGTGAATATAAATGTAAAACCACTTGAAGATGTACAAGCTTTAATAAAGGAAATAAACGATAAAAAATCAATAATAATGAAAACAGTAAGTAAAGTAGGTAATATACTTGAAAAAAATATACTATATGTATTCATAAGTATTGATGGTGAAAACATATATTACATAAAAGAAGGACAAATAGAAGAGTTTAGGGAAATTTTCTCAAGCAATGAGATTAAGAAGTTTGGATATAATTTAAAGGATGATTATATAGCTCTTAGGTCTTATGATATAGATCTTGAGAATATGTACTTTGATATAACAATTGCCGAATACCTAATAGATTCAGCATCATCAACTTCTTATGAATGTAGCGCTATTGCGATGAAATACCTAACTAGAAAAATGAAATCTAAGGAAGACTTATTAGGCAAAGGAGCTAAGGCTAAGAAGTTTGAAGATATAGAAATAAACGAGTTATCAGAATATATAGGACAGATAATAAATGTCGTAAAATGGTCTTCAGAGATAATGGAAAAGTATTTAAGTGAAAGTGATATGGATAGTTTATTCCATGAGGTAGAAATGCCGCTAGTTGAAGTTTTGGGAGAAATGGAATATGTAGGTATAGAAGTAGATAAATCTATGCTTAATGAATTAGGGGCTCAATTTAAAGAAATTATAAGTAAATTAGAAGCAGAGATTTATGAAATGGCTGGAGAATCATTTAATATAAATTCTCCAAAACAATTAGGAGTGATTTTATTTGAAAAGTTAGAACTACCTGTAATAAAGAAAACAAAAACAGGTTATTCAACTAATGCTGAAGTTTTAGAAAAATTAAGAGATAAACATGAAATAATAGATAAAATTACAGAGTATAGACAAATTGTAAAATTAAATTCAACTTATGTTGAAGGGCTTCTAGGAATAATAAATCCTATAAGTAATAGAATACATTCATCATTTAACCAAACTATAACTACAACAGGTAGAATTTCATCAACAGAACCGAATCTTCAAAATATACCGGTAAAAATGGAGATGGGAAGAAATATAAGAAAAGTATTTATAGCAGGAAAAGACCATAAGCTAGTTGATGCCGATTATTCACAAGTAGAATTAAGAGTACTTGCAAATATGAGTGGAGATCCTAATATGATAGATGCCTTTAAACACGGAGAAGATATACACTCTAAAACTGCATCTCAAATTTTTGATGTAGATATAAATGAAGTAACATCTAGACAAAGAAGTGAAGCAAAGGCTATAAATTTTGGTATAGTTTATGGTAAAAGTGATTTTGGTCTATCTGAAGATTTACATATACCTGTAAAACAAGCTAAAGAATATATAAATAGTTATTTTGAAAAATATAGTAAAATAAAAGAGTTTATGGATAATACTATAGAGGATGCTACACAAAATGGATACATAACAACATTATTAAATAGAAGAAGGTATATACCTGAGCTAAAATCAAGTAACTTTATGCTAAGAAATGCAGGAAAAAGGGCTGCTATGAATGCACCTATACAAGGTAGTGCAGCAGATATAATAAAAATAGCTATGGTAAACGTATATAAAAAATTAGAAGAAAAAAATCTTAAGTCAAAGCTTATATTACAAGTACACGATGAACTTATAGTAGAAGCGTATGATGATGAATTAGAAATAGTTGAAAAAATAGTAAAAGAAGAAATGGAAAATGCATTTAGTATGGATGTTCATTTAGATGTAGACCTTAACATAGGGTACTCTTGGTATGAAACAAAGTAG
- a CDS encoding lytic transglycosylase domain-containing protein, with amino-acid sequence MSKKILIFISILLILFSILFVESKGIKKLIYPKKYSFYVEKYSNEYDIDENLVYSVMKAESKFEKDVVSQKGAKGLMQISDITRNWAIEELDLGNIDIFDPETNIKIGCWYLNKLYKQFGDLDLVIAAYNGGSGNVRQWLNNDDYSENGRLLNIPFPETSNYVVKVKKYYEKYNMLYNEDGKTNEDKKTSSYSSSNVYDFSWM; translated from the coding sequence GTGAGTAAAAAAATATTAATTTTTATATCTATTTTATTAATTCTATTTTCAATACTTTTTGTTGAAAGTAAGGGTATTAAAAAATTAATATATCCTAAAAAATACTCTTTCTATGTAGAAAAATATTCTAATGAATATGACATAGATGAAAACTTAGTTTATAGTGTTATGAAGGCTGAGAGTAAATTTGAAAAAGATGTAGTGTCTCAGAAAGGTGCAAAAGGCTTAATGCAAATAAGTGATATTACTAGAAATTGGGCAATTGAAGAATTAGATTTAGGAAATATAGATATCTTTGATCCAGAAACTAATATAAAAATAGGTTGCTGGTATTTAAATAAACTATATAAACAGTTTGGAGATTTAGATTTAGTAATAGCAGCTTATAATGGTGGATCTGGAAATGTAAGACAATGGCTTAATAATGATGATTATAGTGAGAATGGAAGGTTGTTAAATATACCTTTCCCGGAAACTTCAAACTATGTAGTTAAAGTAAAAAAATATTATGAAAAGTACAATATGTTATATAATGAGGATGGTAAGACTAATGAAGATAAAAAAACTTCTAGCTATAGTTCTAGCAATGTCTATGATTTTAGTTGGATGTAG
- a CDS encoding chromate transporter yields MIYLKLFFSFFQIGLFSIGGGLASLPFIQDQVVEINKWLTLTEFTDLITISQMTPGPIAINAATFVGTRIGGFYGAIVSTLGCIFPSCIIVSVLGWIYFKYKNLKVIQGVLSGLRPAVVSLIASAGVSIIILSFWGNSGFSLNIRDIDFISIILFSVSLYILRKYKLNPTYVMLGSGVIGGIAYLFL; encoded by the coding sequence ATGATTTATTTGAAATTATTTTTTAGTTTTTTTCAGATTGGGTTATTTAGTATTGGCGGAGGATTAGCATCTTTACCCTTTATCCAAGATCAAGTTGTAGAAATAAACAAATGGCTTACATTAACTGAATTTACTGATTTAATAACAATTTCACAGATGACCCCAGGACCTATAGCTATAAATGCAGCTACTTTTGTAGGAACTAGAATTGGAGGTTTTTATGGAGCTATAGTTTCAACTCTTGGATGTATATTTCCATCTTGTATAATTGTATCAGTTTTAGGATGGATATATTTTAAGTATAAAAATTTAAAGGTAATACAAGGTGTTTTAAGCGGTTTAAGACCGGCAGTAGTTTCTCTTATTGCATCAGCCGGAGTTTCAATAATTATTCTTTCTTTTTGGGGAAATTCTGGATTTTCATTAAATATAAGGGATATTGATTTTATTTCAATAATTTTATTTTCAGTATCATTATACATTCTTAGAAAATATAAACTAAATCCTACATATGTTATGTTAGGATCTGGAGTCATTGGTGGTATCGCTTATTTATTTTTATAA
- the coaE gene encoding dephospho-CoA kinase (Dephospho-CoA kinase (CoaE) performs the final step in coenzyme A biosynthesis.), translated as MLVLGLTGNIGCGKSSLSRIFNNDFNIDIIDADIISRNIFEDIDLLENVFKTFGPKIKNKDGSLNRKALGNIVFNDDNELIKLNNLTHPRIKDQIINKIELVRKSGKKIVVIDAALLIEGSYLDILDKLLVVYCDKDIQIQRIIERDSCSKEEALSRINSQMNQEEKISYGDYIIDNSGTYYELKKRAYEFIDYVKEKWCE; from the coding sequence ATGTTAGTGTTAGGGTTAACTGGAAATATAGGCTGTGGAAAAAGCAGCCTATCCAGAATTTTTAATAATGATTTTAATATAGATATAATAGATGCTGATATTATATCTAGAAATATATTTGAAGATATTGATTTGTTAGAAAATGTTTTTAAAACATTTGGACCAAAAATAAAAAATAAAGATGGAAGTCTAAATCGCAAGGCTTTAGGAAATATTGTTTTTAATGATGATAATGAACTTATAAAGCTTAATAATCTAACTCATCCTAGGATAAAAGATCAAATAATAAATAAGATTGAGTTAGTTAGAAAATCAGGAAAAAAGATAGTGGTTATAGATGCAGCCCTTTTAATAGAAGGGAGCTACTTGGATATTTTAGATAAGCTTTTAGTTGTTTATTGTGATAAAGATATACAAATACAGAGAATAATAGAAAGAGATTCTTGTAGCAAAGAAGAAGCCTTAAGTAGAATAAATTCTCAGATGAACCAAGAAGAGAAAATAAGTTATGGAGACTATATAATAGATAACTCTGGAACTTATTATGAACTAAAAAAAAGAGCCTATGAGTTTATAGACTATGTAAAGGAGAAGTGGTGTGAGTAA
- a CDS encoding AraC family transcriptional regulator, whose product MRFFEYKEDKQHGTFDFPIEFYHVTPDHSRYNMPYHWHTEYEIIRILKGEFLLVIDDEKVLANQGDIIFLHDGVFHGGTPNDCIYECIVFDMKLLLNENNICTKQIQDIINHKKLIMNKLPNNNDKLNTCCNYLFESMKSKKTGYEFITQGSLYHMLGIIFEKELYNTQKRVTKKSKERILQFKNVISLIENEYANPLTLDDLSKACCMTPKYFCRFFFEMTNKTPIEYLNYYRIESACEQLLTTDFPITEVALNCGFNDVSYFIKTFKKYKGLTPKQYLKASLSGSL is encoded by the coding sequence ATGAGATTTTTTGAGTACAAAGAAGATAAACAACATGGTACATTTGATTTTCCTATTGAGTTTTATCATGTTACCCCAGATCATTCTAGGTACAATATGCCTTATCATTGGCATACAGAATATGAAATTATACGTATATTAAAAGGTGAGTTTTTATTAGTTATTGATGATGAAAAAGTACTAGCCAATCAAGGAGATATCATTTTTTTGCATGATGGTGTTTTCCATGGAGGCACTCCAAATGATTGCATCTATGAATGTATTGTGTTTGATATGAAGCTACTACTAAATGAAAATAACATTTGTACAAAACAAATCCAAGATATTATAAATCATAAAAAATTGATAATGAATAAACTTCCAAATAATAATGATAAACTAAATACATGTTGCAATTATTTATTTGAATCTATGAAATCAAAGAAAACTGGATATGAATTTATCACTCAAGGTTCTTTATATCATATGCTAGGTATTATATTTGAAAAAGAACTTTATAATACTCAAAAAAGAGTAACTAAAAAAAGCAAAGAAAGAATTTTGCAATTTAAAAATGTTATTTCCTTAATTGAAAATGAATATGCTAATCCTCTTACTCTTGATGATTTATCAAAAGCATGTTGTATGACACCAAAATATTTTTGTAGATTTTTCTTTGAAATGACAAATAAAACTCCTATTGAGTACTTAAATTATTATCGTATAGAAAGCGCTTGCGAGCAATTATTGACCACTGATTTTCCAATTACAGAAGTTGCCTTAAACTGTGGATTTAATGATGTTAGTTATTTTATTAAAACATTTAAAAAATATAAAGGCCTAACTCCAAAACAATACTTAAAAGCATCATTATCGGGATCTCTGTAG
- a CDS encoding Na+/H+ antiporter NhaC family protein: protein MKNETQKGNPLALLPLGVFLVLFIGSGVITGDFYKMPALVAFIIASGVALLFNSKISLEEKMHVFCKGAGDPGIILMVIIFLLAGAFSGVAKAMGGVDSTVNLSLSILPSNLLVTGLFVIGCFISVSMGTSVGTIAALAPIGLGIAQKTSIPIALIMGVVVGGAMFGDNLSMISDTTIAAVRTQGCELKDKFKVNFLIVLPAAIVTIVLLTVVTSGYSVNLNGNYDYELIKVVPYLLVLVGALCGVNVFLLLGSGIIFAGIVGLVTNAFDIFGLIEAISGGISGMYELSLLAIVIGGVVALIKFNGGIDYVLYFITSKINSKRGAEFGIAALVSVIDLCTANNTIAIVAAGPLAKNISDEYGIDKRKSASILDIFSSCWQGFIPYGAQLLTAAGVAGISPVEIIPYLYYPGLMFVCGILSIIFSNEVTKRIKSNKVA, encoded by the coding sequence ATGAAGAATGAAACCCAAAAAGGCAATCCATTAGCCTTATTGCCGCTAGGTGTATTTTTAGTATTATTTATAGGGAGTGGAGTTATTACAGGTGATTTTTATAAAATGCCAGCTTTAGTTGCATTTATAATAGCTTCTGGTGTGGCTTTACTATTTAATTCAAAAATTAGCTTAGAAGAAAAAATGCATGTATTTTGTAAGGGTGCAGGAGATCCAGGTATTATATTAATGGTTATTATATTTTTACTTGCAGGTGCATTTTCTGGTGTAGCTAAAGCAATGGGCGGTGTAGATTCTACTGTTAATTTAAGTTTATCTATACTTCCGTCAAATTTACTAGTAACAGGTTTATTTGTAATAGGTTGCTTTATATCAGTTTCAATGGGAACATCAGTAGGTACAATAGCAGCATTAGCACCAATAGGACTTGGTATAGCACAAAAAACATCTATACCGATAGCTTTAATTATGGGAGTAGTTGTTGGAGGTGCAATGTTTGGAGATAACTTGTCGATGATATCTGATACAACAATTGCAGCGGTTAGAACTCAAGGGTGTGAATTAAAGGATAAATTTAAGGTTAATTTTTTAATAGTTTTACCTGCTGCTATAGTAACAATAGTATTATTAACAGTAGTAACTTCAGGGTATAGTGTTAATTTAAATGGAAATTATGATTATGAGTTAATAAAAGTTGTACCATACTTACTAGTTTTAGTTGGAGCATTATGTGGAGTAAATGTATTTTTATTATTAGGAAGTGGAATTATATTTGCTGGGATAGTAGGCTTAGTTACAAACGCATTTGATATATTTGGCCTTATAGAAGCTATATCTGGAGGAATTTCAGGTATGTATGAATTAAGTTTACTAGCGATAGTTATAGGAGGAGTTGTAGCCCTTATAAAGTTTAATGGTGGTATAGATTACGTACTTTACTTTATAACTAGCAAAATAAATAGCAAAAGAGGTGCTGAATTTGGTATAGCAGCTTTAGTAAGTGTAATAGATTTATGCACAGCTAATAACACAATCGCGATAGTTGCTGCAGGACCTTTAGCTAAGAATATATCAGATGAATATGGTATAGATAAAAGAAAATCAGCAAGTATATTAGATATATTTTCATCTTGCTGGCAAGGATTTATACCTTATGGAGCACAGCTTTTAACAGCTGCAGGAGTTGCAGGAATATCTCCAGTAGAAATAATACCATATCTATATTATCCTGGATTAATGTTTGTCTGTGGGATACTATCAATTATATTTTCAAATGAAGTTACAAAAAGAATTAAAAGTAATAAAGTAGCATAA